One segment of Curtobacterium poinsettiae DNA contains the following:
- a CDS encoding MBL fold metallo-hydrolase produces MEVTKLEHACQVITEGDARLVLDPGNFTRPVDVTGVVAVVLTHEHPDHVTPEQVRRILDANPGAVVIGPEGVRAALAEAEIAVEVVTDGDHRTVGPFALTFHGTRHQLIHASVPIVDNTGVLVNGRLFHPGDSYTDPGVPVEVLAAPVGAPWLKVAEMMDYVAAIAPSRAYPIHEATLSEVGLGMHTGRLREAVEPAGSLVVLLPGESLTL; encoded by the coding sequence ATGGAGGTCACCAAACTCGAACACGCCTGCCAGGTCATCACCGAGGGGGACGCCCGCCTGGTCCTCGACCCGGGCAACTTCACCCGACCGGTCGACGTCACCGGGGTCGTCGCCGTCGTCCTCACGCACGAGCACCCGGACCACGTCACCCCCGAGCAGGTCCGCCGCATCCTCGACGCGAACCCCGGTGCCGTCGTCATCGGACCGGAGGGGGTCCGCGCGGCGCTCGCCGAGGCGGAGATCGCCGTCGAGGTCGTCACGGACGGCGACCACCGGACGGTCGGCCCGTTCGCGCTCACCTTCCACGGCACGCGGCATCAGCTGATCCACGCCTCGGTGCCGATCGTCGACAACACCGGCGTGCTCGTGAACGGCCGGCTGTTCCACCCGGGCGACTCCTACACGGACCCGGGCGTCCCGGTCGAGGTCCTCGCGGCACCGGTCGGGGCGCCGTGGCTCAAGGTCGCCGAGATGATGGACTACGTCGCCGCGATCGCGCCGTCCCGCGCGTACCCGATCCACGAGGCCACCCTGTCGGAGGTCGGCCTCGGCATGCACACGGGGCGGCTCCGCGAGGCCGTCGAGCCCGCCGGGTCGCTCGTCGTGTTGCTTCCGGGGGAGTCGCTGACGCTCTAG
- the murA gene encoding UDP-N-acetylglucosamine 1-carboxyvinyltransferase, translating into MNSLVQDAAAAGARVGLKSDEIVIRGGKPLVGRIEVRGAKNLATKAMVASLLGDTPSILRDVPDISDVKVVRGLLEVHGVRITDPARGELILDPSRVESAHFAEIDAHAGSSRIPILFCGPLLHKLGEAFIPDLGGCRIGDRPIDFHLDALRAMGAVVDKQVNGIHLTAPDGLKGASIELPYPSVGATEQVLLSATLAKGVTELRNAAIEPEIMDLIAILQKMGAIVSVEPNRVIFIEGVESLRGYTHRAINDRNEAASWASAALATNGDIFVEGANQQELMTFLNVFRKVGGGFDIQEDGIRFYRELDTLKPVVIETDVHPGFMTDWQQPLVVALTQAEGQSIVHETVYENRFGFTDALNEMGADIVVHKEGLPGHDRRVARRPFEQAAVITGPTKLHAANVRVPDLRGGFSHLIAALTADGESHITNVGIISRGYEHFIPKLRKLGADFDFAG; encoded by the coding sequence GTGAACTCTCTCGTACAGGACGCAGCGGCCGCAGGGGCGCGCGTGGGCCTCAAGTCGGACGAGATCGTCATCCGCGGGGGCAAGCCGCTCGTGGGGCGCATCGAGGTCCGTGGGGCGAAGAACCTCGCGACCAAGGCCATGGTGGCGTCGCTGCTCGGTGACACCCCGTCGATCCTCCGTGACGTGCCGGACATCTCCGACGTCAAGGTGGTCCGCGGGCTGCTCGAGGTGCACGGCGTGCGCATCACCGATCCTGCACGAGGCGAACTCATCCTCGACCCGTCGCGGGTCGAGTCGGCGCACTTCGCCGAGATCGACGCGCACGCCGGTTCGAGCCGCATCCCGATCCTGTTCTGCGGTCCGCTGCTGCACAAGCTCGGCGAGGCGTTCATCCCCGACCTCGGCGGCTGCCGCATCGGCGACCGTCCGATCGACTTCCACCTCGACGCCCTGCGTGCCATGGGTGCGGTCGTCGACAAGCAGGTCAACGGCATCCACCTGACGGCCCCGGACGGCCTGAAGGGCGCCTCGATCGAGCTGCCGTACCCGAGCGTCGGCGCCACCGAGCAGGTCCTGCTCTCGGCGACCCTCGCGAAGGGCGTCACCGAGCTGCGGAACGCCGCGATCGAGCCCGAGATCATGGACCTCATCGCGATCCTGCAGAAGATGGGCGCCATCGTCTCCGTCGAGCCGAACCGCGTCATCTTCATCGAGGGCGTCGAGTCGCTCCGCGGCTACACGCACCGCGCGATCAACGACCGCAACGAGGCCGCGAGCTGGGCGTCCGCCGCGCTCGCCACGAACGGCGACATCTTCGTCGAGGGCGCGAACCAGCAGGAGCTCATGACGTTCCTCAACGTCTTCCGCAAGGTCGGCGGCGGGTTCGACATCCAGGAGGACGGCATCCGGTTCTACCGCGAGCTGGACACCCTGAAGCCCGTCGTCATCGAGACCGATGTGCACCCCGGCTTCATGACGGACTGGCAGCAGCCGCTCGTCGTCGCGCTGACCCAGGCCGAGGGCCAGAGCATCGTGCACGAGACCGTCTACGAGAACCGCTTCGGCTTCACCGACGCGCTGAACGAGATGGGTGCCGACATCGTCGTGCACAAGGAGGGGCTGCCCGGGCACGACCGCCGTGTCGCCCGCCGCCCGTTCGAGCAGGCCGCCGTCATCACCGGTCCGACGAAGCTGCACGCCGCCAACGTGCGCGTCCCCGACCTGCGCGGCGGGTTCAGCCACCTCATCGCGGCGCTGACCGCCGACGGCGAGTCGCACATCACCAACGTCGGCATCATCAGCCGCGGCTACGAGCACTTCATCCCGAAGCTGCGCAAGCTCGGCGCCGACTTCGACTTCGCTGGGTAG
- the crcB gene encoding fluoride efflux transporter CrcB codes for MTPVELVLVAVGGGAGAALRFVLDGLVKGRVARSRFAGFPVGTLLINVSGSLVLGVLTGLGQAGTIPASTVAVLGTGMMGGYTTFSTASVETVQLLRSGKTRLAVLNGLGMLVVSVGAAALGLWIGRNS; via the coding sequence ATGACCCCGGTGGAACTGGTCCTGGTCGCGGTCGGCGGGGGAGCCGGTGCCGCCCTGCGCTTCGTGCTCGACGGGCTCGTCAAGGGCCGCGTCGCCCGTTCGCGATTCGCCGGGTTCCCGGTCGGGACCCTGCTCATCAACGTGTCCGGTTCGCTCGTGCTCGGTGTCCTGACGGGCCTCGGGCAGGCCGGCACCATCCCCGCCTCGACGGTCGCTGTGCTCGGGACGGGCATGATGGGTGGGTACACGACGTTCTCGACGGCGAGCGTCGAGACCGTACAGCTCCTCCGATCCGGCAAGACCCGGCTCGCCGTCCTGAACGGCCTCGGGATGCTCGTCGTCTCGGTCGGCGCAGCTGCGCTCGGCCTCTGGATCGGAAGGAACTCATGA
- a CDS encoding fluoride efflux transporter FluC has product MHAERPPHLRWRLVALVALGGAIGTAVRALLATAFPAHDGISWTILGINVVGAFCLGFLLDALARRGPDVGRRRAVRLFVGTGVLGGFTTYSTLADDTAQLLDLGRWTAGTGYALLSVALGLVAVVLGLGVAAATRPRSRPEPLQDAR; this is encoded by the coding sequence ATGCACGCCGAACGCCCACCGCACCTGCGCTGGAGGCTCGTCGCCCTCGTCGCCCTCGGCGGCGCGATCGGCACGGCCGTCCGCGCACTCCTCGCCACGGCGTTCCCCGCGCACGACGGGATCAGCTGGACCATCCTCGGGATCAACGTCGTCGGGGCGTTCTGCCTCGGCTTCCTGCTCGACGCACTCGCCCGACGGGGCCCGGACGTCGGTCGTCGTCGCGCGGTCCGGCTGTTCGTCGGCACCGGTGTGCTCGGCGGCTTCACGACCTACAGCACGCTCGCGGACGACACCGCGCAGCTGCTCGACCTCGGGCGCTGGACGGCGGGCACCGGGTACGCGCTGCTGTCGGTCGCGCTCGGACTCGTCGCGGTCGTCCTCGGTCTGGGAGTCGCCGCGGCCACCCGGCCCCGCTCCCGCCCCGAACCCCTGCAGGATGCCCGATGA
- the leuD gene encoding 3-isopropylmalate dehydratase small subunit → MDKITTVSGIAAPLKRSNVDTDQIIPAVYLKRVTKTGFEDALFAGWRQDPDFVLNQERYQGARVLVAGPDFGTGSSREHAVWALRDFGFTVVVSPRFADIFKGNAGKQGLVTAIVTEPEVERLWAAIEANPGIEATVDLVTQRVSLGDVDVPFEIDAYTRWRLMEGLDDIGLTLRDETSITEFESRRSSWRPKTLPVK, encoded by the coding sequence ATGGACAAGATCACCACCGTCTCCGGCATCGCCGCACCGCTCAAGCGGTCGAACGTCGACACCGACCAGATCATCCCGGCCGTCTACCTGAAGCGCGTCACGAAGACCGGCTTCGAGGACGCCCTGTTCGCCGGGTGGCGGCAGGACCCCGACTTCGTGCTGAACCAGGAGCGCTACCAGGGTGCCCGTGTGCTCGTCGCAGGCCCCGACTTCGGCACCGGTTCGTCCCGCGAGCACGCCGTGTGGGCGCTCCGTGACTTCGGCTTCACCGTGGTCGTCTCGCCCCGTTTCGCGGACATCTTCAAGGGCAACGCCGGCAAGCAGGGCCTGGTCACGGCGATCGTGACCGAACCGGAGGTCGAGCGCCTGTGGGCCGCCATCGAGGCGAACCCGGGCATCGAGGCGACGGTCGACCTCGTGACGCAGCGCGTGTCGCTGGGGGATGTGGACGTCCCCTTCGAGATCGACGCTTACACTCGTTGGCGGTTGATGGAAGGGCTCGACGACATCGGGCTCACCCTCCGTGACGAGACCTCGATCACGGAGTTCGAATCCCGCCGCTCCAGTTGGCGGCCGAAGACATTGCCGGTGAAGTAG
- a CDS encoding FUSC family protein, which translates to MTTPAHSTRTINLEGAARAAIAGGAPLALLIALGVPGYAAFAMFAGFTAIFGATEPYRQRAVTTGVAGVLQALCMFAGIGVGLLGSPLWLQAVGLVVVLVVAVCTLSALRTIPAQPIFPVFAFVVSALVPMRPADVPLVTTIIVCSVAWAWLVAMSGAVLRRVFHPHAPHRFRPLADRKHRSIAVLRTPALWETVALNVAGSLVAGAVAESIPGLGHPYWAVIAVVSTLPAIRQRHTVVRAGQRVVGTIGGTVIAVGILLLEPSAWWIVVLAVVGQFFAEIFVARNYAVCLLFLTPLALAVSWLSLPEAPQLLALDRIAQTVLGAVVSVGLLLVGRAIERRRGRALGATSAIRTV; encoded by the coding sequence ATGACGACACCTGCGCACTCGACCCGGACCATCAACCTCGAGGGCGCGGCACGCGCCGCGATCGCCGGTGGCGCACCGCTCGCGCTGCTCATCGCCCTCGGTGTGCCGGGGTACGCCGCCTTCGCCATGTTCGCCGGGTTCACCGCCATCTTCGGTGCGACCGAGCCCTACCGGCAGCGTGCCGTCACCACCGGCGTCGCGGGTGTGCTGCAGGCGCTCTGCATGTTCGCCGGCATCGGGGTCGGGCTCCTCGGGTCGCCGCTCTGGCTGCAGGCCGTGGGTCTCGTCGTCGTCCTGGTGGTCGCGGTCTGCACCCTCTCCGCGCTCCGGACGATCCCCGCGCAGCCGATCTTCCCGGTGTTCGCGTTCGTCGTGTCCGCACTCGTGCCGATGCGCCCGGCCGACGTCCCGCTCGTCACCACGATCATCGTCTGCTCGGTCGCCTGGGCCTGGCTCGTCGCGATGTCCGGTGCGGTGCTCCGCCGTGTGTTCCACCCGCATGCCCCGCACCGGTTCCGCCCGCTGGCCGACCGCAAGCACCGCTCAATCGCGGTCCTGCGGACGCCGGCGCTGTGGGAGACCGTCGCGCTCAACGTCGCCGGGTCACTCGTCGCCGGGGCCGTCGCGGAGTCGATCCCCGGGCTCGGGCACCCGTACTGGGCGGTCATCGCGGTGGTCTCGACCCTGCCGGCGATCCGCCAGCGGCACACCGTGGTCCGCGCCGGGCAGCGTGTGGTCGGCACGATCGGCGGCACGGTCATCGCGGTCGGCATCCTGCTGCTCGAGCCGTCGGCGTGGTGGATCGTCGTGCTGGCCGTCGTCGGACAGTTCTTCGCCGAGATCTTCGTCGCCCGGAACTACGCCGTGTGCCTGCTGTTCCTCACCCCGCTCGCCCTGGCGGTGTCGTGGCTGAGCCTGCCCGAGGCACCCCAGCTGCTGGCGCTCGACCGCATCGCACAGACCGTGCTCGGTGCCGTGGTCAGCGTGGGGCTGCTGCTCGTCGGGCGAGCGATCGAGCGCCGGCGTGGCCGTGCCCTCGGCGCGACGAGCGCCATCCGGACCGTCTGA
- a CDS encoding LacI family DNA-binding transcriptional regulator has translation MGIQEIATVTGLSKSTVSRALRGMSTVADTTIEQVQRVADELGYVPSSAAAGLATGRQRAVGVVVPVIDRWFYVKALGGVDAELRQAGYDLVLYNLGGPGGDRDRAFRRSMLRHRVDGLVLLSLVLDATERAELELSRHPIVVIGGPAPGLRNVGVDDREVTRIAVEHLRGLGHRRIAYVGGQDEAGMNVAVPHLRRDGFLDAVRSSGQAVPERWSLDGRFSFAGGTAAGAVLFAEPASERPTAVLCASDEMALGVLLAARRAGLAVPEDVSVMGIDGHEYGATVGLTTVVQDPVAQGRTAARAVLAEVDGGVAGPIAAAPAHLVVRATTGPRPHGAA, from the coding sequence ATGGGGATCCAGGAGATCGCGACCGTCACGGGGCTGTCGAAGTCGACGGTGTCGCGGGCACTCCGCGGCATGTCGACCGTGGCCGACACCACGATCGAGCAGGTGCAGCGGGTCGCCGACGAGCTCGGGTACGTCCCGAGTTCGGCGGCGGCCGGCCTCGCCACCGGTCGTCAGCGCGCCGTCGGGGTGGTCGTGCCCGTCATCGATCGCTGGTTCTACGTCAAGGCGCTCGGCGGTGTCGACGCGGAGCTTCGCCAGGCCGGGTACGACCTGGTCCTCTACAACCTCGGCGGCCCGGGCGGCGACCGCGACCGGGCCTTCCGGCGCTCGATGCTGCGGCACCGCGTCGACGGCCTCGTGCTGCTCTCCCTGGTGCTCGACGCCACCGAACGGGCCGAACTCGAACTCAGCCGGCACCCCATCGTCGTCATCGGCGGCCCGGCACCGGGCCTGCGGAACGTGGGCGTCGACGACCGCGAGGTCACCCGGATCGCGGTCGAGCACCTGCGGGGCCTCGGCCACCGGCGCATCGCCTACGTCGGCGGGCAGGACGAGGCCGGCATGAACGTCGCCGTGCCGCACCTGCGGCGGGACGGGTTCCTCGACGCCGTGCGGTCGTCGGGACAGGCCGTACCGGAACGATGGTCGCTCGACGGCCGGTTCTCGTTCGCCGGCGGGACCGCCGCCGGGGCCGTGCTGTTCGCCGAACCCGCGTCGGAACGACCGACGGCGGTGCTCTGCGCCTCGGACGAGATGGCGCTCGGTGTCCTGCTGGCCGCACGCCGAGCCGGCCTCGCGGTCCCGGAGGACGTGTCCGTGATGGGGATCGACGGCCACGAGTACGGCGCCACCGTCGGACTCACCACCGTCGTGCAGGACCCGGTGGCACAGGGACGGACCGCTGCACGGGCGGTGCTCGCCGAGGTCGACGGCGGTGTCGCCGGCCCGATCGCGGCGGCACCCGCGCACCTCGTCGTCCGCGCGACCACGGGGCCCCGCCCGCACGGTGCCGCGTAG
- a CDS encoding DUF72 domain-containing protein, translating to MTADHDAIARARHVSGCPSATVRIGLSGWQYDGWRGDFYPEGLAKRRWLEHVASRFPTVELNGSFYSLQRPARYRAWRAASGGQPFRFAVKGGRYVTHMLRLRNVETALANFFASGPLELGDTLGPVLWQLPERLLPTPEVLDEFLGVLPRTHGAAAGLARHHDDKVHAEPDGLVEPEEPARSIHHALEVRAAGFGDEHLDVLRRHRVALVDSHAGDFPRFRADTGAPLAYLRLHGAPRTYHDGYSPRALGGWATTVLEHAEAGRDVYVYFDNDAERHAPWDALTLDRLVAARFRRAS from the coding sequence ATGACGGCCGACCACGACGCGATCGCCCGGGCCAGACACGTGAGCGGCTGCCCGTCGGCCACGGTGCGGATCGGCCTGTCCGGGTGGCAGTACGACGGCTGGCGCGGGGACTTCTACCCCGAGGGCCTCGCGAAGCGGCGGTGGCTCGAGCACGTGGCGTCGCGGTTCCCGACGGTGGAGCTGAACGGATCCTTCTACTCACTGCAGCGTCCGGCGCGGTACCGGGCGTGGCGTGCGGCCTCGGGCGGGCAGCCGTTCCGGTTCGCGGTCAAGGGCGGCCGGTACGTCACGCACATGCTCCGGCTGCGGAACGTCGAGACCGCGCTGGCGAACTTCTTCGCCTCGGGTCCGCTGGAGCTCGGGGACACCCTCGGGCCCGTGCTCTGGCAGCTGCCCGAGCGCCTGCTGCCGACGCCGGAGGTGCTCGACGAGTTCCTCGGGGTGCTCCCCCGGACGCACGGTGCGGCCGCCGGGCTCGCACGCCACCACGACGACAAGGTCCACGCCGAACCGGACGGTCTCGTGGAGCCGGAGGAACCGGCGAGGTCGATCCACCACGCGCTCGAGGTCCGGGCAGCCGGCTTCGGCGACGAGCACCTCGACGTGCTCCGCCGGCACCGCGTCGCCCTGGTCGACTCGCACGCCGGCGACTTCCCCCGCTTCCGAGCGGACACCGGGGCACCACTCGCGTACCTCCGGTTGCACGGCGCACCCCGGACCTACCACGACGGGTACTCACCCCGGGCACTCGGCGGGTGGGCGACGACCGTCCTCGAGCACGCCGAGGCCGGCCGTGACGTCTACGTGTACTTCGACAACGACGCCGAGCGGCACGCTCCGTGGGACGCCCTGACGCTCGACCGCCTGGTCGCGGCGCGATTTCGCCGCGCTTCGTGA
- a CDS encoding carbohydrate ABC transporter permease gives MEPKRRRRKGGLNAEHGRWAVYLIGPTILLLAIVIGYPVVSAIIQSFQLDQGLDKATGLFVQGGFAGITNYAHWLGQQCGNVTCPPGSLGSQFWVSMGNTFFFTVVTVLAETVIGVWMAIIMNRNFKGRALVRAAILVPWAIPTAVTAKLWYFIFDANGVLNHVLGQQILWTSGEWASRWAVIIADTWKTTPFMALLILAGLQLIPEEVYEAGKMDGASTFQRFVLITLPLIKPALMVAILFRVLDALRMYDLPAILTGGGGGSGNATTTLSILVVEQIRQGFNSASALSTITFLVIFIVAFVFVRFLGANVVQTQAAQQKGELK, from the coding sequence ATGGAACCGAAGCGCCGACGGCGCAAGGGCGGACTCAACGCCGAGCACGGCCGCTGGGCCGTGTACCTCATCGGCCCGACGATCCTGCTCCTCGCGATCGTCATCGGCTACCCGGTCGTCAGTGCGATCATCCAGTCGTTCCAGCTCGACCAGGGCCTCGACAAGGCCACCGGCCTGTTCGTGCAGGGCGGGTTCGCCGGCATCACGAACTACGCGCACTGGCTCGGCCAGCAGTGCGGCAACGTCACGTGCCCGCCCGGCAGCCTCGGCTCGCAGTTCTGGGTATCGATGGGCAACACGTTCTTCTTCACCGTCGTCACCGTGCTCGCCGAGACGGTGATCGGCGTGTGGATGGCGATCATCATGAACCGCAACTTCAAGGGCCGCGCGCTCGTCCGTGCCGCGATCCTGGTGCCGTGGGCGATCCCGACGGCCGTCACCGCGAAGCTCTGGTACTTCATCTTCGACGCGAACGGCGTGCTGAACCACGTCCTCGGGCAGCAGATCCTGTGGACGAGCGGCGAGTGGGCGTCCCGGTGGGCGGTCATCATCGCCGACACCTGGAAGACCACGCCGTTCATGGCGCTCCTCATCCTGGCGGGGCTCCAGCTGATCCCGGAGGAGGTCTACGAGGCCGGCAAGATGGACGGCGCGTCGACGTTCCAGCGCTTCGTGCTCATCACCCTGCCCCTGATCAAGCCCGCCCTGATGGTCGCGATCCTGTTCCGCGTGCTCGACGCGCTGCGCATGTACGACCTGCCCGCGATCCTCACCGGCGGTGGCGGTGGTTCCGGCAACGCCACCACGACCCTGTCGATCCTGGTCGTCGAACAGATCCGGCAGGGCTTCAACTCCGCGTCGGCCCTGTCGACCATCACCTTCCTGGTGATCTTCATCGTGGCGTTCGTCTTCGTCCGGTTCCTCGGCGCCAACGTCGTGCAGACGCAGGCCGCCCAGCAGAAGGGTGAACTCAAGTGA
- a CDS encoding carbohydrate ABC transporter permease, which yields MRVRRDTGPRIRTAVQAIVIAVWCLLPFYWMVVTSFRDVGFTFDATPWPTHVTLDNYATAFSTSLGNHLGRALANSLLIGGVVTIIALLVGTTAAYALARLEFRGKSLIAGAILAASMFPGVALISPLFQLFTDIGWMGSYQALILPSISFVLPLTVYTLASFFREMPWDLEEAARIDGCTRVQAFRRIILPLAAPAVFTTAILAFISSWNEYLISSQLSSDATQPVTVAIASFAGSQPHQEPYTAVMAAGTIVTIPLVILVLIFQRRIVAGLTAGGVKG from the coding sequence GTGCGCGTGCGCCGCGACACCGGGCCGCGCATCCGCACGGCCGTGCAGGCGATCGTCATCGCCGTGTGGTGCCTCCTGCCGTTCTACTGGATGGTGGTCACGAGCTTCCGCGACGTCGGGTTCACGTTCGACGCCACCCCGTGGCCGACGCACGTCACGCTCGACAACTACGCGACGGCGTTCTCCACGTCGCTCGGCAACCACCTCGGTCGGGCGCTCGCGAACAGCCTGCTCATCGGTGGGGTCGTGACGATCATCGCCCTGCTCGTCGGCACCACGGCGGCGTACGCCCTCGCCCGGCTCGAGTTCCGCGGCAAGTCGCTCATCGCCGGCGCGATCCTGGCCGCGTCGATGTTCCCCGGCGTCGCCCTCATCTCGCCGCTGTTCCAGCTGTTCACCGACATCGGGTGGATGGGGTCGTACCAGGCGCTCATCCTGCCGAGCATCTCGTTCGTGCTGCCGCTGACCGTGTACACGCTCGCGTCGTTCTTCCGCGAGATGCCGTGGGACCTCGAAGAGGCAGCCCGCATCGACGGGTGCACCCGGGTGCAGGCGTTCCGGCGGATCATCCTGCCGCTCGCGGCGCCGGCGGTGTTCACGACGGCGATCCTGGCGTTCATCTCGAGCTGGAACGAGTACCTCATCTCGTCGCAGCTCTCGAGCGACGCGACACAGCCGGTGACCGTGGCGATCGCCTCGTTCGCCGGGTCGCAGCCGCACCAGGAGCCCTACACGGCGGTGATGGCCGCCGGCACGATCGTCACGATCCCGCTCGTCATCCTCGTGCTGATCTTCCAGCGGCGCATCGTGGCGGGGCTCACCGCCGGCGGCGTGAAGGGCTGA
- the leuC gene encoding 3-isopropylmalate dehydratase large subunit, producing the protein MGKTLAEKVWDDHVVVKGEDGNPDLLYIDLHLVHEVTSPQAFDGLRQAGRPVRRLDLTIATEDHNTPTLAIDRPIADPTSRIQIETLRRNCEEFGVRLHSLGDKEQGIVHVVGPQLGLTMPGITVVCGDSHTSTHGAFGAMAFGIGTSEVEHVLATQTLPLKPFKTMAITVEGTLRPGVTAKDIILAVIAKIGTGGGQGYVLEYRGSAIRALSMEGRMTICNMSIEAGARAGMVAPDQTTYDYVQGRDHAPTGQDWDDAVAYWDTLATDDDAVFDAEVFIDADELEPFVTWGTNPGQGVSLSESVPDPAAYSDPNDQAAARRALEYMDIAAGTPMKDIAVDAVFMGSCTNSRIEDLRAFASIINGRKKADGVRVMVVPGSARVRLEAEAEGLDKVFTEFGAEWRFAGCSMCLGMNPDQLAPGERCASTSNRNFEGRQGKGGRTHLVSPLVAAATAVRGTLSSPWDLETDDEIAAATAATATEGTF; encoded by the coding sequence ATGGGAAAGACGCTCGCCGAGAAGGTGTGGGACGACCACGTCGTGGTCAAGGGTGAGGACGGCAACCCCGACCTCCTCTACATCGACCTCCACCTCGTGCACGAGGTGACGAGTCCGCAGGCGTTCGACGGCCTGCGGCAGGCCGGGCGACCGGTGCGTCGCCTCGACCTGACGATCGCGACCGAGGACCACAACACGCCGACGCTCGCCATCGACCGCCCCATCGCGGACCCGACGAGCCGCATCCAGATCGAGACCCTCCGTCGCAACTGCGAGGAGTTCGGCGTCCGGCTGCACTCCCTGGGCGACAAGGAGCAGGGCATCGTCCACGTGGTCGGCCCGCAGCTCGGCCTGACCATGCCCGGCATCACCGTGGTCTGCGGCGACTCGCACACCAGCACCCACGGGGCCTTCGGCGCGATGGCGTTCGGCATCGGCACGTCCGAGGTCGAGCACGTCCTCGCCACGCAGACCCTGCCGCTCAAGCCGTTCAAGACGATGGCGATCACGGTCGAGGGCACGCTGCGCCCGGGGGTGACGGCGAAGGACATCATCCTGGCCGTCATCGCGAAGATCGGCACCGGCGGCGGACAGGGCTACGTGCTCGAGTACCGCGGCTCCGCGATCCGCGCGCTCTCGATGGAGGGCCGCATGACGATCTGCAACATGTCGATCGAGGCCGGTGCCCGCGCCGGCATGGTCGCCCCCGACCAGACCACCTACGACTACGTGCAGGGCCGCGACCACGCGCCCACCGGCCAGGACTGGGACGACGCCGTCGCGTACTGGGACACCCTGGCGACCGACGACGACGCCGTGTTCGACGCCGAGGTGTTCATCGACGCGGACGAGCTCGAGCCCTTCGTCACCTGGGGCACGAACCCGGGCCAGGGCGTCTCGCTGTCCGAGAGCGTGCCGGACCCGGCCGCCTACAGCGACCCCAACGACCAGGCCGCCGCACGCCGCGCCCTGGAGTACATGGACATCGCCGCCGGCACCCCGATGAAGGACATCGCCGTCGACGCGGTGTTCATGGGGTCCTGCACCAACTCGCGCATCGAGGACCTTCGGGCCTTCGCATCGATCATCAACGGCCGCAAGAAGGCCGACGGCGTCCGGGTCATGGTGGTGCCGGGGTCCGCTCGGGTCCGGCTCGAGGCCGAGGCCGAGGGGCTCGACAAGGTGTTCACCGAGTTCGGTGCCGAGTGGCGGTTCGCCGGCTGCTCGATGTGCCTGGGGATGAACCCGGACCAGCTGGCACCGGGGGAGCGCTGCGCGAGCACCTCGAACCGCAACTTCGAGGGTCGCCAGGGCAAGGGCGGCCGCACCCACCTGGTGTCGCCGCTCGTCGCCGCGGCCACCGCGGTGCGCGGCACGCTGTCCAGCCCGTGGGACCTGGAGACCGACGACGAGATCGCGGCGGCGACGGCCGCCACCGCCACCGAGGGGACCTTCTGA
- a CDS encoding histidine phosphatase family protein encodes MTSERPGELVLVRHGETEWSKSGQHTGRTDIPLTDNGVEQAKRAGRYLGDRSFALALSSPLQRARDTAHLIGVEPELDEDLYEWDYGAYEGLTTPQIKVLRHGPWDLWTDGVPAGDTPGENAAEVRVRVERILNRARPVLAEGHDAVFIAHGHVLRALGAAWIRLAPQDGAVLKLGTASVSILGYEHGRPVIDAWNIQPRD; translated from the coding sequence ATGACCTCGGAACGCCCCGGCGAACTCGTCCTCGTCCGTCACGGAGAGACGGAGTGGTCGAAGAGCGGGCAGCACACCGGCCGGACCGACATCCCGCTCACCGACAACGGCGTCGAACAGGCGAAGCGCGCGGGCCGGTACCTCGGGGACCGGTCGTTCGCGCTGGCGCTGTCGAGCCCGCTGCAGCGCGCTCGTGACACCGCGCACCTGATCGGCGTCGAGCCGGAGCTCGACGAGGACCTGTACGAGTGGGACTACGGCGCCTACGAGGGACTCACCACCCCGCAGATCAAGGTGCTGCGCCACGGTCCGTGGGACCTCTGGACCGACGGGGTCCCCGCCGGCGACACACCCGGTGAGAACGCCGCCGAGGTCCGGGTCCGCGTCGAGCGCATCCTGAACCGTGCCCGTCCGGTGCTCGCCGAGGGCCACGACGCGGTGTTCATCGCCCACGGGCACGTGCTGCGGGCGCTCGGCGCCGCCTGGATCCGGCTCGCGCCGCAGGACGGCGCCGTGCTGAAGCTCGGCACCGCCTCGGTCAGCATCCTCGGCTACGAGCACGGCCGCCCCGTCATCGACGCCTGGAACATCCAGCCGCGCGACTGA